One stretch of Pradoshia sp. D12 DNA includes these proteins:
- a CDS encoding site-specific integrase yields MEYVDPIKDIRKITAIKRILKKQSLRDLLLFVFGINTGLRVSELLSLRVGDIWEGGKFKEFLYIKDAKTSEERAFYLNQNVREAAKHYLETFDFSTDDYLFKSKKNQQPISRQQAYRIINCAAKEVGIPGKIGTHTLRKTFGYHAYRKGIAISILMNIYHHHSPGETLRYLGIDKNEKLPVKVDVNL; encoded by the coding sequence TTGGAATACGTTGATCCCATAAAGGATATCCGCAAGATTACCGCAATAAAAAGGATTCTTAAAAAGCAATCCTTGCGTGATCTACTATTATTTGTTTTTGGAATTAATACTGGTCTCCGTGTCAGTGAACTGCTCTCTTTACGGGTGGGTGATATCTGGGAAGGCGGGAAGTTCAAGGAGTTCCTTTATATAAAAGATGCAAAGACTTCGGAAGAGAGGGCTTTTTACCTCAATCAAAATGTGAGAGAAGCTGCGAAACATTATTTAGAAACCTTTGATTTCTCTACGGATGATTATTTATTCAAATCCAAAAAAAATCAGCAGCCTATCTCAAGGCAACAGGCATACAGGATTATTAATTGTGCGGCTAAGGAAGTGGGGATACCGGGAAAAATCGGAACCCATACGTTACGGAAGACATTCGGTTATCATGCCTATCGAAAAGGGATTGCTATTTCAATCCTGATGAACATTTATCATCATCATAGTCCTGGTGAAACATTACGGTATTTGGGAATCGACAAAAATGAAAAACTTCCTGTCAAAGTTGATGTGAATCTATAG
- a CDS encoding glycoside hydrolase family 65 protein, producing MKRLFSIDPWKIIEEELHKEDFRLAESMTSLGNGHMGLRGNFEETYTGDSHRGTYVAGVWFPDKTRVGWWKNGYPDYFGKVINTINFIGIRVFIGEEEIDLNKVEMSNYRRELDMKNGVLTRSFTVSQAGKETAVEVVRYLSIAEKQLAVIKYAVTPINHDSVITFIPYLDGEVRNEDSNYEEDFWNYISSSSSELMGNLVMQTNENPFGTDRFTVSATMGLEINGNTADIKPFQHEEYVDNKIEIPTEEGKTVTLTKYVGITTDRDHASEFLSEKGLEIVNTAMQQGYEACLKAHCDRWAERWELADVQIDGDIEAQQGIRFNLFQLFSTYYGEDARLNIGPKGFTGEKYGGATYWDTEAYAIPLYLAAAQPEVARNLLIYRHNQLEGAYLNAERQGLKGALYPMVTFTGVECHNEWEITFEEIHRNAAIAYAIYNYVNYTGDKSYLNEYGIDVLVGISRFWADRVHYNKMKDQYMIHGVTGPNEYENNVNNNWYTNTMAAWTLRYTLEVIGYLKENGHEARFSDLYMTDDELNKWQDIIDKMYYPFDEENQVFIQHDTFMDKDLMPASQLKPEDRPLNQKWSWDKILRSCFIKQADVLQGIYFLNNEYTREEKRRNFEFYEPMTVHESSLSPCIHAILAAELGLEDKAYEMYTRTARLDLDNYNNDTEDGLHITSMTGSWLGIVQGFAGMKTFNEELSFAPFIPAAWDRYSFNINYRDHHLTIEVNKNEVSISQTGPVMKLKVYDSEFELPADGVVKIPLMKEDTVA from the coding sequence ATGAAAAGACTGTTCTCAATAGATCCGTGGAAAATTATTGAAGAAGAGTTACATAAAGAGGATTTTAGACTTGCTGAAAGTATGACAAGTCTTGGAAACGGGCATATGGGGTTAAGAGGTAATTTTGAAGAAACCTATACAGGTGATAGTCATAGAGGGACATATGTGGCAGGCGTTTGGTTTCCGGATAAAACCAGGGTTGGATGGTGGAAAAACGGTTATCCCGATTACTTTGGTAAAGTGATCAATACCATTAATTTTATCGGAATTCGTGTTTTTATTGGTGAGGAGGAAATTGACCTTAATAAAGTGGAAATGAGTAATTACCGCCGTGAACTCGATATGAAAAATGGTGTTCTTACGAGAAGCTTTACGGTCTCACAAGCTGGTAAAGAAACAGCTGTTGAGGTAGTACGCTATTTATCAATTGCAGAGAAGCAACTAGCGGTGATCAAGTATGCGGTTACACCAATTAACCATGATAGTGTGATTACCTTTATTCCTTATTTAGATGGTGAAGTTCGCAATGAAGATTCCAACTATGAAGAAGACTTCTGGAATTATATTTCCTCCAGCTCATCTGAGCTCATGGGTAATTTGGTTATGCAAACAAATGAAAACCCTTTCGGAACAGACAGATTTACAGTCTCTGCGACGATGGGTCTTGAAATCAATGGCAACACGGCCGATATCAAACCGTTCCAACACGAAGAATATGTAGATAATAAAATTGAAATTCCAACTGAAGAAGGTAAGACTGTTACGTTAACTAAATATGTGGGCATTACAACAGACCGTGATCATGCTTCAGAATTTTTAAGTGAAAAGGGTCTGGAAATTGTTAATACAGCTATGCAACAAGGCTATGAAGCTTGCTTAAAGGCACATTGCGATCGATGGGCAGAGCGCTGGGAGTTAGCAGACGTCCAAATTGATGGAGATATTGAAGCACAACAGGGAATCCGTTTTAATTTATTTCAGCTGTTTTCAACCTATTATGGAGAAGATGCCCGATTAAACATCGGACCTAAGGGATTCACAGGCGAGAAATATGGTGGTGCAACGTATTGGGATACTGAAGCATATGCGATTCCATTATATTTGGCAGCAGCTCAGCCTGAAGTGGCTCGCAATCTCTTAATCTATCGTCATAACCAGCTCGAAGGAGCCTATCTCAATGCTGAGAGACAAGGATTAAAAGGAGCATTATATCCAATGGTCACTTTCACAGGAGTGGAGTGCCATAATGAGTGGGAAATTACCTTTGAAGAAATCCACCGTAATGCAGCTATTGCCTATGCTATTTATAATTATGTGAATTATACAGGAGATAAGAGTTACCTTAACGAATATGGCATAGATGTGCTGGTCGGGATTTCGCGCTTTTGGGCAGACCGCGTCCATTATAATAAAATGAAAGATCAATATATGATTCATGGAGTAACCGGTCCAAATGAATACGAAAATAACGTCAATAATAACTGGTATACGAATACAATGGCAGCCTGGACTTTACGTTACACCCTTGAAGTTATTGGATATTTAAAAGAGAACGGGCATGAAGCGAGATTTTCAGATTTATATATGACAGACGATGAATTAAATAAATGGCAGGATATCATTGATAAAATGTACTATCCATTTGATGAGGAGAATCAAGTGTTTATTCAGCATGATACATTTATGGATAAGGATTTAATGCCTGCTTCGCAATTAAAGCCAGAAGACCGCCCGCTAAATCAAAAATGGTCCTGGGATAAAATTCTGCGCAGCTGCTTTATCAAGCAGGCGGATGTCCTGCAAGGGATTTATTTCCTGAATAATGAATATACACGTGAGGAAAAACGCCGAAACTTTGAATTCTATGAGCCAATGACCGTACATGAATCCTCTCTGTCTCCATGCATTCATGCGATACTTGCTGCTGAACTTGGACTGGAAGATAAAGCATATGAGATGTATACCAGAACAGCAAGGCTGGATCTGGATAACTATAACAATGACACGGAGGATGGCCTTCATATTACAAGTATGACAGGCTCCTGGTTAGGGATTGTACAAGGTTTTGCTGGCATGAAAACATTTAATGAGGAGCTGTCGTTTGCACCATTTATTCCGGCAGCATGGGACCGTTATAGCTTTAATATCAATTATAGAGATCATCATTTAACTATTGAAGTGAATAAAAACGAAGTGAGTATTTCACAAACTGGCCCGGTAATGAAACTCAAGGTTTACGACAGTGAATTTGAGTTGCCTGCTGATGGTGTTGTAAAAATACCGCTAATGAAGGAGGACACGGTCGCGTGA
- a CDS encoding Na+/H+ antiporter subunit A: MINLMILLPFFFAVLIPFLYSMFNKKLHIGWFVLFLPVIIFISLLQYIPITTTGNTLTSEFKWLPSFGINFTAYVDGLSLLFGMLITGVGSLVILYSIFYMSRAREELHNFYVYLMLFMGAMLGVVFSDNVVVLYVFWELTSISSFLLIAYWYQRKKSREGARKSMLITIFGGLSMLAGLLLLSIITDTYSIREMIFQAKLLPENVLFLPAMILILLGAFTKSAQFPFSLWLPDAMEAPTPISAYLHSATMVKAGIYLVARLTPLFGGDAVWFWTVSLVGIVTLLYGSWNAVRQKDLKALLAYSTISQLGLIMSLLGLGSAAIYFGYGDESKVYAIAIMAAVFHLVNHSTFKGSLFMVVGIIDHETGTRNLQRLGGLMSLMPISFTITMIGSFSMAGLPPFNGFLSKEMFFTGVVNASGMDIFGMEKFGMIFPVVAWIASILTFVYCMIMVFKTFTGEHKPEMLSKAAHEPPVGMLIPPAILAMFVVLIFFFPNILAKYILDPALISILPDYEAAGGLGKEISAWHGFNTELLMTIGVVLVGLLLYKLLPKWIRVFSWYPQSLTFNNIYNESLLLMESISAYATKKYMTGYTRDYLVYIFAFFIFIVGGSLWLFNGFAFDMSKDSPVSIYEAVMVIGMVVTALIALFSQYRLTSIIAVGALGYLVSILFVIFQAPDLALTQLVVETVTVALFLLCFYHLPEFRKEVSKVRFKFTNMLISVGVGLTVTLLALSANGTRLFETISGYFEDSYTLAGAKNIVNATLVDFRGLDTMVEVAVLCIAGLAVFTLIKVNVTGRDKK; this comes from the coding sequence ATGATTAATTTAATGATTTTATTACCGTTTTTCTTTGCGGTTCTGATACCTTTCCTCTATAGTATGTTCAATAAAAAATTACATATAGGCTGGTTTGTTCTTTTTTTGCCGGTCATCATCTTTATCTCCTTATTACAGTATATCCCAATTACAACGACTGGGAATACATTGACCAGTGAATTTAAATGGCTGCCATCATTCGGGATTAATTTCACAGCTTATGTCGACGGATTGTCCCTCTTATTCGGTATGTTAATCACAGGTGTCGGATCGCTTGTCATTTTGTACTCGATTTTCTATATGTCCAGGGCTCGGGAGGAGCTGCATAACTTTTATGTATATCTGATGTTGTTTATGGGGGCCATGCTTGGAGTCGTTTTCTCGGATAATGTTGTCGTCCTTTACGTGTTCTGGGAACTGACCAGTATTTCATCTTTCTTGTTGATTGCTTATTGGTACCAACGGAAAAAATCGAGAGAAGGAGCACGGAAGTCGATGCTAATCACCATTTTCGGTGGATTATCTATGTTGGCCGGGTTGTTGCTCCTTTCCATCATTACCGATACATATAGCATCCGTGAAATGATCTTCCAAGCTAAATTATTGCCGGAGAATGTCCTCTTTTTACCTGCGATGATTTTAATTTTACTGGGAGCTTTCACTAAATCAGCTCAGTTTCCGTTTAGTCTTTGGCTACCTGATGCGATGGAGGCACCGACACCAATCAGTGCTTACCTCCATTCGGCTACAATGGTCAAAGCCGGCATCTATTTGGTGGCTAGGTTAACCCCTTTGTTTGGCGGTGATGCAGTTTGGTTCTGGACGGTATCCTTGGTCGGAATTGTAACTTTATTATACGGATCCTGGAATGCAGTTCGTCAGAAAGATCTAAAGGCCTTGCTCGCTTATTCGACAATTAGTCAGCTCGGTTTGATCATGAGTCTACTAGGATTGGGGTCTGCTGCCATTTATTTTGGCTATGGCGATGAATCGAAAGTATATGCAATCGCTATTATGGCGGCTGTATTCCATTTGGTTAACCATTCAACCTTTAAGGGAAGTCTGTTCATGGTTGTCGGAATCATTGACCATGAGACAGGAACCCGGAATCTGCAAAGGCTGGGTGGGTTAATGAGCCTCATGCCGATTTCTTTCACGATCACTATGATTGGAAGTTTCTCTATGGCAGGATTACCGCCATTCAATGGCTTTTTGAGTAAAGAAATGTTTTTTACCGGCGTGGTGAATGCTTCAGGGATGGATATTTTCGGGATGGAAAAGTTCGGCATGATATTCCCTGTTGTTGCTTGGATAGCAAGTATCCTAACGTTCGTCTACTGTATGATTATGGTCTTTAAGACGTTCACTGGAGAACATAAACCTGAGATGCTGTCAAAGGCTGCTCATGAACCGCCCGTCGGTATGCTGATTCCGCCTGCTATATTGGCGATGTTTGTAGTCCTGATATTCTTCTTCCCCAACATTTTGGCAAAATACATTTTAGATCCTGCCCTTATATCAATCTTGCCGGATTATGAGGCAGCAGGAGGGTTGGGTAAGGAGATTAGTGCTTGGCATGGTTTTAATACAGAATTATTGATGACAATCGGTGTCGTATTAGTTGGCCTATTGCTATACAAGCTGCTGCCTAAGTGGATCAGGGTATTCAGCTGGTATCCGCAAAGCCTGACGTTTAACAATATATACAATGAGTCTTTGCTGCTTATGGAATCGATATCTGCTTATGCAACGAAGAAGTACATGACTGGATATACACGTGATTATCTAGTTTATATTTTTGCGTTTTTTATTTTCATTGTTGGTGGTTCTCTGTGGCTGTTCAACGGTTTTGCTTTCGATATGTCTAAGGATTCACCGGTGAGCATTTATGAAGCTGTGATGGTCATTGGTATGGTGGTGACCGCTTTAATCGCACTGTTTTCCCAGTATCGACTGACATCGATTATTGCTGTTGGTGCCCTTGGATATCTAGTGTCTATTCTTTTCGTTATTTTTCAGGCACCGGATCTGGCGCTGACGCAATTGGTTGTGGAAACAGTGACAGTCGCTTTATTCCTGCTGTGCTTCTATCATTTGCCAGAGTTTCGAAAAGAAGTAAGTAAAGTTCGTTTCAAATTCACCAATATGTTGATTTCAGTTGGAGTGGGGTTGACGGTAACACTATTGGCCCTTTCCGCCAATGGAACCCGTTTGTTTGAAACG
- the pgmB gene encoding beta-phosphoglucomutase translates to MSKELKAFIFDLDGVITDTAEYHYLAWKQLASELGIEFTRADNERLKGISRMESLEIILEIGNKQSSYTVEEKEKLAAQKNEHYMELIKQITPNDSLPGIKQLLLDIKAAGYKLGLASVSKNAPAVMNSLQLSDQFDYMVDARTIKRGKPDPEIFLKAAEKLGVPADECIGIEDAEAGVEAIKSAGMFAVGIGSKEQLAKADLLYSNTSYLSLDELIKEYQN, encoded by the coding sequence GTGAGTAAGGAATTAAAAGCGTTTATCTTTGATTTGGATGGTGTTATTACGGATACAGCAGAATATCATTATCTTGCCTGGAAACAGCTTGCCAGTGAATTGGGAATTGAGTTTACCAGAGCGGATAATGAAAGATTAAAGGGAATTTCTCGAATGGAATCCCTTGAAATCATTCTGGAAATTGGGAATAAGCAATCTTCCTATACGGTTGAAGAAAAAGAAAAACTGGCTGCGCAGAAAAATGAGCATTATATGGAGCTAATCAAGCAAATTACACCAAATGATAGTTTACCTGGCATTAAACAGCTATTGCTTGATATAAAAGCTGCCGGCTATAAGCTGGGTCTTGCTTCTGTTAGCAAAAACGCGCCGGCTGTGATGAACTCCTTACAGCTCAGTGACCAGTTTGATTATATGGTTGATGCGCGTACAATTAAGAGGGGTAAACCGGATCCGGAAATTTTCTTAAAAGCCGCTGAAAAGCTTGGTGTCCCTGCTGATGAATGCATTGGGATTGAGGACGCAGAAGCAGGAGTTGAAGCCATTAAGAGTGCTGGCATGTTTGCGGTCGGAATAGGCTCTAAAGAACAACTGGCTAAAGCGGATCTCCTATACAGCAATACATCTTACCTATCGCTGGATGAATTAATAAAGGAATATCAAAACTAA
- a CDS encoding AraC family transcriptional regulator yields MHEFNRWQSERRGILNQEIKVFHIKDQIVNEFEYHYHDFNKIIIFIKGNVTYMIEGKAYKLKPWDLLIIGHGQIHKPIIDPTEEYERFIIWFDPAMVSKHSRENSNLLMCFDLAARREINLIRITDKPLEKIKSIVQELIETEREAAFGDDILKSALLMQLLIIINRIFIHDEAVAHSQDILFDKNITEVLSYINQHLNEDLSIQVLASKCFLSKYHLMRKFKSYTGYTLHQYILQKRLYLAKSMLSKGESMTHISQSAGFNDYSTFVRAFKKEFGLSPREYLKSSNYE; encoded by the coding sequence ATGCATGAATTCAATAGATGGCAATCAGAGAGAAGGGGAATCCTAAATCAGGAAATAAAAGTCTTTCACATTAAAGACCAAATAGTGAATGAATTCGAATATCATTATCATGATTTTAATAAAATCATCATCTTTATTAAAGGAAACGTCACTTATATGATAGAAGGAAAGGCTTATAAACTGAAGCCGTGGGATTTGCTCATCATAGGGCATGGACAAATCCATAAGCCTATTATTGATCCAACGGAAGAATATGAGCGTTTTATCATTTGGTTCGACCCAGCTATGGTTTCCAAACATAGCAGAGAAAATAGCAATTTATTGATGTGTTTTGATTTGGCTGCCCGTCGTGAAATTAATCTAATACGGATTACAGATAAGCCACTTGAAAAAATCAAAAGCATCGTTCAGGAATTAATAGAGACTGAACGGGAAGCTGCTTTTGGAGATGATATTTTAAAATCGGCACTGTTAATGCAATTGCTGATTATTATTAATCGTATTTTTATCCATGATGAAGCAGTAGCGCATTCACAGGATATCCTTTTTGATAAAAATATAACAGAAGTCTTATCGTATATTAATCAACATTTAAATGAGGATCTTTCTATACAGGTATTAGCATCAAAATGTTTTTTGAGTAAGTATCATTTAATGAGAAAATTCAAGTCATATACAGGGTACACACTGCATCAGTATATCCTGCAGAAGAGATTATATCTAGCAAAATCGATGCTCTCGAAGGGAGAATCGATGACACATATTTCCCAAAGTGCAGGTTTTAATGATTATTCAACCTTTGTAAGGGCCTTTAAAAAGGAGTTTGGGCTGTCACCGAGGGAGTATTTAAAATCAAGTAATTATGAATAA
- a CDS encoding universal stress protein, which produces MKKCKSRMDESILVCVYYGPNGDRLIQRGSKIANMLDCPLYILTVDPSPFDELDAEKSESIERWRQLAEELEAEEFILKDNEKRPFAKVIADVAREKQISQIILGQTAQSRWEQIAKGSIINTLLRDIPFVDIHIISVARALRDDPDGLYEKGVRAYLEKEDNHYRLSFEHTKKSEFEGIFFKEIGTDFNTGIFKFMKNQKTLQVTVTDNYVKETL; this is translated from the coding sequence ATGAAAAAATGCAAAAGCCGAATGGACGAAAGCATCCTTGTGTGTGTCTATTACGGCCCCAATGGTGATCGCTTGATCCAGCGTGGCAGTAAAATCGCCAACATGTTGGATTGTCCCCTATATATCTTGACAGTGGACCCAAGTCCTTTTGATGAACTAGACGCTGAGAAATCCGAAAGTATTGAGAGATGGCGTCAGCTCGCCGAGGAATTGGAAGCAGAGGAATTCATTTTGAAAGATAATGAGAAACGACCGTTTGCAAAAGTAATAGCGGATGTCGCACGTGAAAAACAAATTTCACAGATCATCCTTGGTCAAACAGCACAAAGCCGTTGGGAACAGATTGCTAAAGGTTCGATTATAAATACTTTGTTGCGAGATATTCCATTTGTTGACATTCATATAATATCCGTCGCCCGGGCATTGAGAGATGATCCAGACGGCCTTTACGAAAAAGGCGTACGTGCCTATCTCGAAAAAGAAGACAATCATTATCGGCTGAGCTTTGAACATACAAAGAAAAGTGAATTTGAGGGTATCTTCTTTAAAGAAATCGGTACTGATTTCAATACTGGTATCTTTAAATTTATGAAAAACCAAAAAACACTGCAAGTAACCGTGACTGATAACTATGTCAAAGAAACTTTATGA
- a CDS encoding YckD family protein, translating into MKKMSLLLIMACVLSFTSIGISNTVVHAAENGDNQTKQTRPTLTEQQKAELAAMHKEVMEKEKAIVEKYVEFGVMSKQNADMLKNHMDKRFERIQANGYIPPHPFGGTHPGKPPHENSPGTESNE; encoded by the coding sequence ATGAAAAAAATGTCTCTCTTGTTGATAATGGCATGTGTTTTGAGCTTTACCTCAATTGGTATATCCAATACCGTCGTACATGCGGCAGAAAATGGCGATAATCAAACAAAGCAAACAAGGCCAACTTTAACGGAACAACAGAAAGCAGAGCTTGCTGCGATGCATAAAGAAGTGATGGAAAAGGAAAAGGCTATTGTTGAAAAGTATGTTGAATTCGGTGTGATGTCTAAGCAGAATGCTGATATGTTAAAGAATCATATGGATAAAAGATTTGAAAGAATACAGGCAAACGGATATATTCCTCCACATCCTTTTGGAGGTACCCACCCTGGTAAGCCGCCGCATGAAAACAGTCCTGGGACTGAATCTAACGAATAA
- a CDS encoding DEAD/DEAH box helicase, with protein sequence MNTNDSIVNELINGLKKQWELSGFKEATTVQKETFGPIYEGKDVLAESPTGTGKTLAYVLPILNKIKADEQKVQAVILAPSRELVMQIFEVVQAWSKETGITAASFIGGANPKRQLEKLKKHPHVVIGTPGRLEELIKQKKLKMHEVKTIVLDEGDQLMIPEHLPTIGTIIKSTMRDRQIVLFSATLPAGLEEEAEQWMNDPVKVRVKKEDTVQSKVDHIYFVTEARDKINILEKLVKMPEMRALVFGKDIGNLDVMASKLRFKGVDLGVIHGDSKKIEREAAIREFRRQESTILLATDVAARGLDIKGLPFVIHVDFPETIAQYVHRSGRTGRQGESGTVISIVTAREERELKKYARELHIEVQKKELFKGKIVDQRPVYNQNSKSIKKKPNPKRYKK encoded by the coding sequence ATGAATACAAATGATTCAATCGTCAATGAGTTAATAAATGGATTAAAAAAACAATGGGAATTATCCGGATTCAAAGAAGCAACTACAGTTCAGAAGGAGACCTTTGGTCCTATATATGAAGGAAAAGATGTTTTGGCAGAATCGCCGACAGGAACAGGAAAGACACTTGCTTATGTCCTGCCAATCTTAAATAAAATAAAAGCAGACGAACAAAAAGTACAGGCTGTTATTCTTGCCCCTTCAAGAGAGCTTGTTATGCAAATTTTTGAAGTTGTACAAGCATGGTCAAAAGAAACAGGTATTACGGCTGCTTCGTTTATCGGCGGTGCTAATCCGAAGCGTCAATTGGAAAAGCTGAAAAAGCATCCGCATGTTGTCATCGGAACACCAGGCAGACTAGAAGAACTGATTAAGCAGAAAAAGCTAAAGATGCATGAAGTGAAAACAATTGTGCTGGATGAAGGGGACCAACTAATGATCCCTGAGCATTTGCCAACTATTGGGACAATTATTAAAAGTACTATGAGAGACCGTCAGATAGTTTTGTTTTCAGCTACTTTGCCGGCTGGGTTAGAGGAAGAAGCCGAGCAATGGATGAATGACCCTGTTAAAGTACGGGTTAAAAAGGAAGATACCGTTCAATCAAAGGTGGATCATATTTATTTTGTCACTGAGGCGCGTGATAAAATAAATATTCTTGAAAAATTAGTTAAAATGCCTGAAATGCGTGCATTGGTTTTTGGAAAGGACATCGGAAATTTGGATGTGATGGCTTCAAAGCTTCGTTTCAAGGGAGTAGATTTAGGAGTTATTCATGGCGATTCCAAGAAAATAGAAAGAGAAGCGGCTATACGTGAGTTTCGTAGGCAGGAGTCAACTATATTACTTGCTACAGATGTGGCAGCAAGGGGCTTGGACATTAAAGGGCTGCCATTTGTAATCCATGTGGATTTCCCTGAAACGATTGCTCAATATGTGCATCGTTCAGGTAGGACTGGACGCCAGGGAGAAAGTGGAACGGTTATTTCAATTGTAACGGCTCGTGAAGAACGTGAATTAAAGAAATACGCTCGGGAACTGCATATTGAAGTTCAGAAAAAGGAACTGTTTAAAGGTAAAATTGTAGATCAGAGACCTGTATATAATCAAAATTCAAAGTCTATAAAGAAGAAACCGAATCCTAAAAGGTATAAAAAATAA
- a CDS encoding glutamine--tRNA ligase/YqeY domain fusion protein — MVEHNTSNFIRNIVIDDIKSGKTDQIITRFPPEPNGYLHIGHAKSIVLNFELADEFKGKTNLRFDDTNPLKEDTEYVESIKEDVKWLGFDWDNLFFASDYFEEMYNRAILLIEKGLAYVDDLSADEIREYRGSLTEPGKESPYRNRSVEENLELFKRMRNGEFGNGEKVLRAKIDMSSPNINLRDPVIYRIAHATHHNTGDKWCIYPMYAFAHPIEDAIEGVTHSICTLEFEDQRPLYDWVIKECEMESTPRQYEFGRLNLTNTVMSKRKLKQLVEEGLVDGWDDPRMPTISGLRRRGYTPEAIRNFCREIGVAKTSGIVDEKMLEHFVREDLKLKAPRTMGVLKPLKVVITNYPEGQVEMLDAEINPENPEMGTRQIPFSREIYIEQEDFMENPPKKYFRLFPGNEVRLKHAYFIKCEEVIKDEEGNVIELRCTYDPETKSGSGFTGRKVKGTIHWVEATQAVPAEFRLYEPLILDEEAEEDGSFLDHVNPNSLIIENGFVEPNMKDVQPNEKFQFFRHGYFNVDPKDTTAEHLIFNLIVSLKSSFKI; from the coding sequence ATGGTGGAGCACAATACGTCAAATTTTATTCGTAACATCGTTATTGATGATATAAAATCAGGTAAAACAGATCAAATTATTACTCGTTTCCCTCCTGAACCAAATGGTTATTTGCATATTGGACATGCAAAATCTATCGTTTTAAATTTTGAACTTGCTGATGAATTTAAAGGAAAAACAAATCTACGTTTTGATGATACAAATCCGTTGAAAGAAGATACGGAGTATGTAGAATCTATTAAAGAAGATGTCAAATGGCTTGGATTTGATTGGGACAACCTCTTCTTTGCCTCTGATTACTTTGAAGAAATGTATAATCGCGCAATTCTTTTAATTGAAAAGGGATTGGCCTATGTGGACGATTTAAGCGCAGACGAAATCCGCGAATATCGTGGTTCTTTAACTGAACCAGGTAAAGAGAGTCCCTACCGTAACCGCTCTGTAGAAGAAAATTTAGAGCTATTTAAGCGTATGCGTAATGGAGAATTCGGCAATGGAGAAAAGGTACTTCGTGCCAAAATTGATATGAGTTCACCAAACATTAATTTGCGCGACCCGGTTATTTACCGAATCGCTCATGCAACTCACCATAATACTGGTGATAAATGGTGTATCTATCCTATGTATGCTTTCGCCCATCCAATTGAGGATGCTATTGAGGGCGTCACTCACTCCATTTGTACGTTGGAGTTTGAAGACCAGCGTCCGCTTTACGACTGGGTTATTAAAGAATGTGAGATGGAAAGCACACCAAGACAGTATGAGTTTGGCCGTTTAAATTTAACAAATACCGTTATGAGTAAACGTAAGCTAAAACAATTGGTTGAGGAAGGCCTTGTAGATGGCTGGGACGACCCAAGAATGCCTACTATTTCCGGTCTGCGAAGAAGAGGCTATACTCCAGAAGCAATTCGTAATTTCTGCCGAGAAATTGGTGTCGCTAAAACAAGCGGAATTGTGGATGAGAAAATGCTCGAGCACTTCGTAAGAGAAGATTTGAAATTGAAAGCACCAAGAACGATGGGAGTCTTAAAACCATTAAAAGTGGTTATCACCAACTATCCGGAAGGACAAGTTGAAATGCTTGATGCAGAAATCAATCCAGAAAATCCTGAGATGGGAACTCGCCAAATTCCATTCTCAAGAGAAATCTATATTGAGCAAGAGGACTTCATGGAGAATCCTCCAAAAAAATATTTCCGACTATTCCCTGGAAATGAAGTGCGTCTGAAGCATGCTTACTTCATCAAATGTGAAGAAGTTATTAAAGATGAGGAAGGCAATGTGATAGAGCTTCGTTGTACCTATGACCCTGAAACAAAGAGTGGATCTGGTTTCACTGGACGTAAAGTAAAGGGAACTATTCACTGGGTTGAAGCTACACAAGCTGTTCCAGCTGAATTCCGCTTATATGAGCCGCTTATTCTTGACGAAGAAGCAGAGGAAGACGGAAGCTTTCTTGATCATGTAAACCCGAACTCTTTAATTATAGAAAACGGCTTTGTTGAACCAAATATGAAGGATGTTCAACCAAATGAGAAATTCCAATTCTTCCGTCATGGATACTTTAATGTTGATCCTAAGGATACAACAGCTGAACATTTAATCTTCAACTTAATTGTATCTCTTAAGAGTTCCTTTAAAATTTAA